A part of Candidatus Cloacimonadota bacterium genomic DNA contains:
- the rseP gene encoding RIP metalloprotease RseP, with protein MVTILATVFLLGVLIFVHELGHFVIARLCKVKVEKFSFGFGPKLIGITFKETEYRISLIPLGGYVKMLGENLDEKQESSPESFRNKKWWQKILIAIGGPFSNFLFAILILILTFMIGIKNYDLAPIIGRISYTDNEEIRKFKAGDQILKIDDNEVNGWLPIIKTWNNNKEIHNVVIQRDNETLSLSVKNFDYKYWLTDIKPFVSAKIGEVLYGFPAYQSGMEKNDIVIVINEKPISDWYDMQKIISESPEKPLKFTVKRNDEVINLQIIPQIDTESEDNQGVIGVVQKLDSVYIEKYNIVNSVKYGFLTGISLVYRYYSGLIRLFKSPSHISKNLGGPIMIAALSGQQAKEGLSAFLSFMALISIILMIMNLLPIPILDGGMIIFAICEGIGRKPLKASVEAMLQRIGLAIILTIMIFAFYNDISRFVNRQFSLIKGNPSSVLEKNE; from the coding sequence TTGGTTACAATTTTAGCAACCGTTTTTCTTTTAGGTGTTCTTATATTTGTTCACGAGCTTGGACATTTTGTAATAGCCCGACTGTGTAAAGTAAAGGTTGAGAAATTCTCATTTGGATTTGGTCCTAAACTTATTGGAATAACATTTAAAGAAACAGAATATCGTATTTCATTAATCCCTTTAGGGGGATATGTGAAGATGTTAGGCGAAAATTTAGATGAGAAGCAAGAGTCCTCTCCAGAAAGTTTCAGAAACAAAAAATGGTGGCAAAAAATTTTAATAGCAATTGGAGGACCTTTTTCAAATTTCTTATTTGCAATTTTAATTTTAATTTTGACCTTTATGATTGGTATTAAAAACTATGATTTAGCACCAATCATAGGACGAATTTCTTATACTGACAACGAGGAAATAAGAAAATTTAAAGCAGGTGACCAAATACTAAAAATTGATGATAATGAAGTTAATGGTTGGCTTCCCATTATTAAAACTTGGAATAACAATAAAGAAATACATAATGTTGTTATTCAAAGAGATAATGAGACTTTAAGTCTAAGTGTAAAAAATTTTGATTATAAATACTGGCTGACTGATATCAAACCTTTTGTATCTGCAAAAATTGGTGAAGTATTATACGGATTTCCTGCATATCAATCTGGAATGGAGAAAAATGATATTGTTATTGTAATAAATGAGAAACCGATTTCTGACTGGTATGATATGCAAAAGATAATTAGCGAAAGTCCTGAAAAACCTTTGAAATTTACAGTCAAAAGAAATGACGAAGTAATAAACCTGCAAATCATACCTCAAATTGATACTGAATCGGAAGATAATCAAGGGGTTATAGGTGTGGTACAGAAGTTAGACTCGGTCTATATTGAAAAGTATAACATTGTAAATTCAGTTAAATATGGTTTTCTAACTGGTATATCTTTAGTATATAGATATTATAGTGGATTAATTAGATTATTTAAATCTCCTTCACATATAAGCAAGAATCTTGGTGGTCCTATAATGATTGCGGCTCTTTCAGGACAGCAAGCAAAAGAAGGTTTAAGTGCATTCCTCTCATTTATGGCTTTGATTAGCATTATACTTATGATTATGAATCTTTTGCCAATTCCAATTTTAGATGGCGGAATGATTATATTTGCAATCTGTGAAGGGATAGGAAGAAAACCCCTGAAAGCATCTGTGGAAGCAATGCTGCAGAGAATAGGTTTGGCAATTATCCTTACTATTATGATTTTTGCTTTTTATAACGATATATCGCGTTTTGTAAATAGACAGTTTTCTTTAATAAAAGGAAATCCGTCCTCAGTTTTAGAAAAGAATGAATAA
- a CDS encoding ABC transporter permease gives MKFVEPFVSGLKSILSHKLRSILTLAGIVIGVAAVTTMFSSVNAMKQLIEETISSLGYDNVIILYSAFPNPEKSKLKKYASKPRFKNLTYNDYEVLNSKLNNVEYLYPSINDEKVCIINSKSSKIRLNGVNNAFFKNKHYLIGNGRLFSIIEQNDGQNVCIIGSSLKKKFYSKTDGRGKFISIGNIRLKIVGVLKDEGLDEPGKTVRGNIWERKRDHESCFIPSKCAAKYLRPNMQIDNIWIKAIDSEKVGSVFNQAKQLLLATHNMADDIEIMDISARMLEIREQINTQMKNWNIILLCIAGISLFTGAIGLFSILLISIRERMKEIGIRKSIGAKNKDIFAHFLLESITLAFMGGIFGSGFALILIKFITSKIEVSVSFPITGIIIGLIFAVIVGFVSGFYPAYKASKIDPIKAIFYTE, from the coding sequence ATGAAATTCGTAGAACCCTTTGTTTCTGGTTTAAAAAGTATCCTATCGCATAAATTGCGTTCAATTCTTACCCTTGCCGGAATTGTTATCGGGGTCGCTGCAGTAACTACTATGTTCTCTTCTGTTAATGCAATGAAACAACTTATTGAAGAAACAATAAGTTCACTTGGGTATGATAATGTTATAATTTTATACTCTGCTTTTCCAAACCCTGAAAAAAGTAAGTTAAAAAAATATGCCTCTAAACCCAGATTTAAAAATCTAACTTACAATGATTATGAGGTATTAAACAGTAAATTAAATAATGTTGAATATCTCTATCCAAGCATAAATGATGAAAAAGTTTGTATAATTAATAGTAAATCAAGCAAAATTAGATTGAATGGTGTAAATAATGCTTTTTTCAAAAACAAACATTACCTCATTGGAAATGGAAGATTGTTTAGTATCATTGAACAGAATGATGGCCAAAATGTATGTATAATCGGCTCATCGCTAAAAAAGAAATTCTATTCTAAAACTGATGGTCGTGGAAAATTCATTTCAATCGGCAATATTAGATTAAAAATTGTTGGTGTTCTTAAAGATGAAGGATTAGATGAACCCGGTAAGACTGTTAGAGGTAATATCTGGGAAAGAAAGCGTGACCATGAAAGCTGCTTCATTCCATCAAAATGTGCTGCAAAATATTTAAGACCAAATATGCAAATTGACAATATATGGATTAAAGCAATTGATTCTGAAAAAGTAGGAAGTGTTTTTAATCAAGCCAAACAACTGCTTCTTGCTACACATAATATGGCAGATGATATAGAAATTATGGATATTAGTGCGCGAATGCTGGAAATAAGAGAACAAATCAATACACAGATGAAAAATTGGAATATTATTTTATTATGTATCGCTGGAATATCGCTTTTCACGGGTGCAATAGGACTGTTCAGCATTTTACTTATCTCCATTAGAGAAAGGATGAAGGAGATAGGCATTAGAAAAAGTATCGGTGCAAAAAATAAAGATATATTCGCACATTTCCTCCTTGAATCTATAACATTAGCTTTTATGGGAGGAATATTTGGCTCTGGATTTGCTTTAATCTTAATCAAATTTATAACTTCTAAAATTGAAGTTTCTGTTTCCTTCCCAATAACGGGAATAATCATTGGATTGATATTTGCAGTTATTGTAGGATTTGTTTCTGGCTTTTATCCCGCATATAAAGCTTCCAAAATCGATCCAATAAAAGCAATTTTCTATACTGAATAA
- the tgt gene encoding tRNA guanosine(34) transglycosylase Tgt: MNKFQFNLIKEDLNSSARCGEIITAHGKISTPVFIPVGTLGTVKSMSPDELEEIGYEIILSNTYHLYLRPGDELIKKAGGIHNFIGWNKPILTDSGGFQVMSLQQFRKITDDGIEFQSYIDGSHHFFSPERVIKIEQNLGADIIMVLDECTPFPSSYEYAKKSADLSLKWAIRCREEFIKNNGRQGLFGIVQGSVFDDIREESAKQLLKIGFDGYAIGGLAVGEDKEDMFRIVKLLNNILPEDKPRYLMGVGTPIDLLENIEKGIDMFDCVMPTRNARNGTVFTKNGKLIVRDSEFKEDFNPIEDDCNCYACKNFSRAYIRHLIKTKEILGVRLTTIHNLAFYFNLMKSIRKAIMNDNFTEFKRRFIERYNGENKVRSNVTQNR; this comes from the coding sequence ATGAATAAATTCCAATTTAACCTGATAAAAGAAGACCTGAACTCTTCTGCAAGATGTGGAGAGATAATAACTGCACACGGGAAAATTTCTACACCTGTATTTATTCCAGTCGGAACTTTAGGAACTGTAAAGTCTATGTCTCCGGATGAATTAGAAGAAATTGGGTATGAAATAATTTTATCAAATACTTATCACCTTTATTTAAGACCAGGCGATGAATTAATAAAAAAAGCAGGCGGTATTCATAATTTCATTGGTTGGAATAAGCCAATATTAACCGATAGTGGCGGCTTTCAAGTTATGAGCCTTCAGCAATTTCGTAAAATTACTGATGACGGTATAGAATTTCAATCATATATTGATGGAAGTCATCATTTTTTCTCACCTGAAAGAGTTATTAAAATTGAACAAAATTTAGGTGCGGACATTATTATGGTTCTTGACGAATGTACACCATTTCCTTCCAGTTATGAATATGCAAAAAAATCTGCTGATTTAAGTCTAAAATGGGCGATTAGATGCAGGGAAGAATTCATAAAGAATAACGGAAGACAGGGATTATTCGGTATAGTTCAAGGAAGTGTTTTTGATGATATTAGAGAAGAAAGTGCAAAACAACTTTTGAAGATTGGTTTTGATGGATATGCTATTGGAGGATTGGCTGTTGGTGAAGATAAAGAAGATATGTTTCGGATTGTAAAACTGCTCAATAATATCCTGCCTGAAGATAAACCGCGTTATTTAATGGGTGTTGGTACACCAATAGATTTGCTGGAAAATATTGAAAAAGGTATTGATATGTTTGATTGTGTTATGCCAACAAGAAATGCGCGTAATGGGACTGTATTTACAAAAAACGGTAAGTTAATTGTCCGCGATTCTGAATTCAAAGAGGATTTCAATCCTATTGAAGATGATTGTAATTGTTATGCTTGCAAAAATTTTTCACGTGCTTATATTAGACATTTAATCAAAACAAAAGAAATTTTAGGCGTAAGATTGACAACTATTCACAACTTGGCATTTTATTTTAATTTAATGAAAAGTATTAGAAAAGCAATTATGAATGATAATTTTACTGAATTTAAAAGAAGATTTATAGAAAGATATAATGGAGAGAATAAAGTTAGAAGTAATGTTACACAAAATCGCTAA
- a CDS encoding DUF2283 domain-containing protein — translation MATTSAAIKKIFAALPHIKKVGTKHLWFDFDEEADVLYISLERPQRATDTDILEDGIFLRLRDKKVVGITVTNISKKFKN, via the coding sequence ATGGCAACAACCTCCGCAGCAATAAAGAAGATATTCGCAGCTTTACCCCATATCAAAAAAGTGGGCACAAAACATCTGTGGTTTGATTTTGATGAAGAGGCTGATGTTCTATATATAAGTTTAGAACGACCTCAGAGGGCAACTGATACTGATATATTGGAAGACGGGATATTCTTGCGACTCAGAGATAAAAAAGTTGTCGGAATAACCGTAACAAATATCAGTAAGAAATTTAAAAATTAA
- a CDS encoding bifunctional response regulator/alkaline phosphatase family protein: protein MKKTKILWIDDEIEMLKPHILFLEERNYEVIPASNGNDGIKLVEENNFDLVLLDEMMPGLDGLETLSEIKKRNGSIPVVMVTKNEEEGLMNKAISQQITDYIIKPINPNQILMSIKKILMSEEIRRNRMGEEYAQFSAWLNQKLFSEPDWKDWTEIFRRIVEWDIKFDELYYEDIVQMHDFERKNCDVEFSNFIANNFKNWFQNANHPTLSYEIVKKYLSPLFSQKKVVYFIVLDCLRLDQFMVFKPYLEQLFNIKTDLYISILPTSTPYSRNAIFSGMMPKDIARVFPQFWGSSREDENSLNRYEHFFIDEQLKRLGISLHNGSKYTKILNPEEGQYVVKKIPSYRKERLVILVYNFLDLLLHHRSRDEVLQEMISNDRALRSLSKIWFLNSKFYEALQLIAKQDAIIVLTTDHGSIKVQHATKVISDKDVTTGLRAKHGKNLSCNERHAIKVRNPSEFGLPTENIVENYIFAKSDYYFVFPTDYHEYKKKFDGTYQHGGTSMEEMILPVSILTPKGK from the coding sequence ATGAAAAAAACAAAAATATTATGGATAGATGATGAAATAGAGATGCTTAAACCTCATATTTTATTTCTTGAAGAGAGAAATTATGAGGTAATTCCAGCGTCTAATGGTAATGATGGTATCAAATTAGTTGAAGAAAATAATTTTGATTTAGTGCTTCTTGATGAAATGATGCCTGGACTTGATGGGCTTGAAACTCTATCTGAAATCAAAAAACGGAATGGCTCTATTCCTGTTGTAATGGTTACAAAAAATGAAGAGGAAGGCTTGATGAATAAAGCCATTTCTCAACAAATTACCGATTATATCATAAAACCAATAAATCCAAACCAAATCTTGATGTCCATCAAAAAAATCCTGATGTCTGAAGAAATTAGACGCAATAGAATGGGTGAAGAATACGCTCAGTTTTCTGCCTGGCTAAATCAAAAACTATTCTCCGAGCCTGATTGGAAAGATTGGACTGAAATATTCAGACGAATTGTAGAATGGGATATAAAATTTGATGAATTGTATTACGAAGATATTGTTCAAATGCACGATTTTGAACGGAAAAATTGTGATGTTGAATTCTCAAACTTTATTGCAAATAATTTTAAAAACTGGTTTCAAAATGCGAATCACCCTACATTATCTTATGAAATAGTAAAAAAATATCTCTCTCCTTTATTTTCACAAAAAAAAGTAGTCTATTTTATAGTCTTGGACTGCCTGCGTCTTGACCAGTTTATGGTATTTAAACCGTATTTAGAACAACTCTTTAATATTAAAACAGATTTGTATATATCTATCCTTCCAACATCTACACCATATTCAAGAAATGCTATATTCAGCGGTATGATGCCTAAAGATATTGCAAGGGTTTTCCCACAATTCTGGGGAAGTAGCAGAGAGGATGAAAATAGTCTCAATCGCTACGAACATTTCTTTATTGACGAACAATTAAAAAGATTAGGAATATCACTACACAATGGAAGTAAATATACTAAAATTCTAAATCCAGAAGAGGGACAATATGTTGTTAAAAAAATCCCAAGTTATAGAAAAGAACGACTGGTTATTCTTGTTTATAATTTTTTGGATTTATTACTTCATCATCGATCTAGGGACGAAGTCTTGCAAGAAATGATTTCAAATGACCGAGCATTAAGGTCATTATCAAAAATATGGTTTCTTAATTCAAAATTTTATGAAGCATTACAGTTAATTGCTAAACAGGATGCTATTATAGTTTTAACTACAGACCATGGTTCTATTAAAGTTCAACATGCAACAAAAGTAATCAGTGATAAGGATGTCACAACAGGTTTGAGAGCAAAACATGGGAAAAACTTATCCTGTAATGAAAGACATGCAATTAAAGTCCGCAATCCTTCAGAATTTGGACTTCCAACAGAAAATATAGTGGAAAATTATATCTTTGCAAAGAGTGATTACTATTTTGTCTTTCCTACTGATTATCATGAATATAAGAAAAAATTTGATGGTACATATCAGCATGGTGGAACTTCTATGGAAGAGATGATATTACCTGTTTCAATTTTGACCCCGAAAGGGAAATAG
- the secA gene encoding preprotein translocase subunit SecA: MIQKILTKVFGTHFEREMKKMRPTVDTINKEYEKLPSLSDDELAAKTVEFKKRIQDYTSSKQRHLDELQTEHNSTFDDDEKDKISIKVDEAEKALNEATKEILDNILPETYAVVKETCRRLIGKKWKVRGHEIEWNMIPYDVQLIGAIALHNGMVAEMKTGEGKTLVATMPLYLNALVGKGAHLITVNDYLAQRDAEWMGEIYRFLGLSVGCIYGDIDTEDRKSQYQCDITYGTNNEFGFDYLRDNMAVSPDGIVQRGHYYCIVDEADSVLIDEARTPLIISGAVEHSKNFYRELNPQIRKLVKKQLVLVNEILSDIDIMISKGTNESNSFEFGEKLLTVRRAAPKSKRFLKIIKDGRYRKIMNEVEGQYLREKQIHLIDDKLYYSIEESQRSAELNENGQEELSKYDRTLFIMPDLDEEIEKVDKDEKLSFSEKQEKKQHIQEEFLEKNEKLHNIKQMLIAYSLFEKDVDYIIKDNRVIIVDQFTGRLMPGRRFSEGLHQALEAKEMVQIQEATQTLATITLQNYFRMYTKLAGMTGTAVTESAEFEEIYKLPVIEIPTNEPVRRIDYDDLIFRTKKEKYNAIIDEIEHWYSKRIPVLVGTISVEVSEVISRLLKRKGIPHEVLNAKYHQKEAEIVAHAGEPGAITIATNMAGRGTDIKLGTGVVRCSNCIIKCLENCENAGINAPDGPENCFKEVPCGLHIIGTERHESRRIDKQLRGRSARQGDPGSSRFYLSLEDDLMRIFGSDRIANIMSRLGLNEGEAIKHPWMTKAVGNAQKRVEGHNFEIRKQLIKYDDVMNQQREVIYSYRRKVLKGLNLKDEIMEMMSDFVENKVYDFLGEAQYEEEWPVEDLCNWFKSELAAKININDIHNKDDLIDQIFSQLKDAYDNKEKGFEDEQRVLERYSLLKVVDSEWKDHLYEMDRLKEGIGLRAYAQKDPLIEYKKESYELFLNLIDTIKEKVIKSVFTLYPATYYQVKQTAKDIKLSHLERRVFGVPQQEASNTERIKQSQSSNISKPIHVQKVGRNDPCPCGSGKKYKYCCGRKK; this comes from the coding sequence ATGATTCAAAAAATTCTTACAAAAGTTTTTGGCACTCATTTTGAACGAGAAATGAAAAAAATGAGGCCAACCGTGGATACTATAAACAAGGAATATGAGAAATTGCCATCCCTGTCCGATGATGAGTTAGCAGCAAAGACTGTTGAGTTTAAGAAGCGTATCCAAGATTATACTTCCAGTAAACAGAGGCATTTAGACGAGTTACAAACAGAGCACAACTCCACTTTTGATGATGATGAAAAAGATAAAATAAGCATTAAAGTTGATGAAGCAGAAAAGGCGTTAAATGAAGCTACGAAAGAAATATTAGATAACATTTTACCAGAAACGTATGCTGTAGTAAAAGAGACTTGTCGCCGTCTGATTGGCAAAAAATGGAAAGTTCGTGGTCATGAAATAGAATGGAATATGATTCCGTATGATGTTCAACTAATCGGTGCTATTGCCCTGCATAACGGAATGGTAGCTGAAATGAAAACAGGTGAAGGAAAAACACTTGTTGCAACAATGCCTCTTTATCTTAATGCACTTGTTGGTAAAGGTGCTCATCTTATAACTGTTAATGATTATCTTGCTCAAAGAGATGCAGAATGGATGGGAGAAATCTATAGATTCCTCGGATTATCTGTTGGCTGTATCTATGGCGATATAGATACGGAAGACCGAAAATCACAATATCAATGCGATATAACCTATGGAACAAACAATGAATTCGGATTTGATTACCTGCGTGATAATATGGCAGTTTCTCCAGATGGAATTGTGCAAAGAGGACATTACTACTGTATAGTTGACGAAGCAGATAGCGTTCTTATTGATGAAGCCAGGACCCCACTTATTATCTCCGGAGCCGTTGAACATTCAAAAAATTTCTATCGCGAGTTAAATCCACAAATAAGAAAATTAGTTAAAAAACAATTAGTATTAGTAAATGAAATTCTCTCTGATATTGATATCATGATAAGTAAAGGAACAAATGAAAGTAATTCGTTTGAATTTGGGGAAAAACTTCTAACTGTAAGAAGAGCTGCTCCAAAATCAAAAAGATTTTTAAAAATAATCAAAGATGGCAGATATAGAAAAATAATGAACGAAGTGGAAGGACAATATCTTCGCGAAAAGCAAATACATTTGATTGATGATAAACTTTATTATTCTATTGAAGAAAGCCAGCGAAGTGCTGAATTAAACGAAAATGGACAGGAAGAACTCTCCAAATATGATAGAACTCTCTTCATTATGCCTGACCTTGATGAGGAGATTGAAAAAGTTGATAAAGATGAGAAATTATCCTTCTCAGAAAAACAGGAAAAAAAACAGCACATTCAAGAAGAATTTTTAGAAAAAAATGAGAAATTACATAATATTAAACAAATGCTAATTGCCTATTCACTCTTTGAAAAAGATGTTGATTATATTATAAAGGATAATAGAGTAATTATTGTTGACCAATTCACTGGTAGATTAATGCCAGGACGCAGATTTAGTGAAGGTCTTCATCAAGCACTTGAAGCTAAAGAAATGGTTCAAATTCAAGAAGCCACTCAAACCCTGGCTACTATCACTCTGCAAAACTATTTTCGTATGTATACAAAACTTGCTGGAATGACAGGTACCGCTGTTACTGAATCAGCTGAGTTTGAAGAGATATATAAGCTTCCAGTAATAGAGATACCAACAAATGAACCTGTCCGTAGAATTGACTATGACGACCTTATTTTTAGAACCAAAAAGGAAAAATATAATGCAATTATTGATGAAATAGAACATTGGTATTCCAAGAGAATTCCTGTTTTAGTTGGCACTATTTCTGTAGAAGTATCTGAAGTTATCAGTAGATTACTAAAAAGAAAGGGCATCCCACATGAAGTTTTAAATGCAAAGTATCATCAGAAAGAAGCTGAGATAGTTGCTCATGCCGGTGAACCTGGAGCAATTACTATTGCAACAAATATGGCAGGAAGAGGAACAGATATTAAACTTGGGACTGGAGTTGTGCGATGCTCAAATTGTATTATAAAATGCCTGGAAAATTGCGAAAATGCAGGCATAAATGCACCAGATGGTCCTGAAAATTGTTTTAAAGAAGTCCCCTGCGGATTACATATTATTGGAACCGAAAGGCATGAAAGTAGAAGAATTGATAAACAATTAAGAGGAAGAAGTGCCAGACAGGGCGACCCAGGCTCCTCAAGATTTTATCTCTCCTTAGAAGATGATTTGATGCGAATATTCGGTTCAGACAGAATCGCTAATATTATGTCCAGATTAGGACTAAATGAAGGTGAAGCAATTAAACATCCCTGGATGACAAAAGCTGTTGGAAATGCACAAAAAAGGGTTGAAGGGCATAACTTTGAAATTAGAAAACAATTGATAAAATACGATGATGTAATGAATCAGCAAAGAGAAGTCATTTATTCATATAGACGGAAAGTCTTAAAGGGTCTAAATCTAAAAGACGAAATAATGGAAATGATGAGCGATTTTGTGGAAAATAAAGTATATGATTTCTTAGGTGAAGCTCAGTATGAAGAAGAATGGCCTGTTGAAGACCTGTGTAATTGGTTTAAAAGTGAACTTGCAGCTAAAATAAATATAAATGATATTCATAATAAGGATGATTTAATAGATCAGATTTTTTCTCAATTAAAAGATGCTTATGACAATAAAGAAAAAGGCTTTGAAGATGAGCAAAGGGTTCTTGAAAGATACTCCTTACTAAAGGTTGTTGACTCAGAATGGAAAGACCATCTTTATGAAATGGACAGATTAAAAGAAGGAATTGGACTTCGTGCTTATGCTCAGAAAGACCCTCTAATTGAATATAAGAAAGAAAGTTACGAACTTTTCCTTAACCTTATTGATACTATCAAAGAGAAAGTAATAAAGAGTGTGTTTACACTTTATCCTGCAACTTATTATCAAGTTAAACAAACGGCAAAAGATATTAAGTTGTCACATTTAGAAAGAAGAGTTTTTGGAGTTCCACAACAGGAAGCTTCAAATACTGAAAGAATTAAACAAAGCCAAAGTTCAAATATATCCAAACCTATCCATGTTCAAAAAGTAGGCAGGAATGACCCCTGTCCCTGTGGAAGCGGGAAGAAATACAAATACTGCTGCGGAAGGAAGAAGTGA
- the topA gene encoding type I DNA topoisomerase: MPKNLMIVESPTKSKTIKQYLGKDFEILASMGHIRDLPKKEFGINIENNFKPYYVLNPDKKKIVNQIIKRAKESEKVFLASDNDREGEAIAWHLKEILKKSVPEQPIFRVVFNEITKEAIQESMKSPAQVDENKVNAQQTRRILDRIVGYKVSPVLWKVIAKNLSAGRVQTVALRLLCEREEEIKKFVPQEYWTIDADLKKETKFKAILKKYKNKTPNLIGGKLNNEAEADAIFKRLEKEKFIVKDIKQESKTISPFPPYITSTLQQEASTILGFSTKKTMRIAQQLYEGVNIQGKNVGLISYMRTDSVRISDKANAELRRLITERFPEKYSNSFKRMYKNKNKAQDAHEAVRPTSSFRTPESIKDYLSQDQYKLYRLIWQKFVATQMACAKVNMVKVLIKAGDGLFESNGSTIEFDGFMKCYPHVTIRYIANKMPLLNVMDEVELIRLNKNQNFTKPPARYTEASLVRKLESEGIGRPSTYSPIISTLLARQYVNLIRKKFYPTELGMEVEKFLIDKFSEFFNVSFTAEMENQLDEIENGITNWQQTLENYYKEFIKVLKRIDIKAERKNLEKLSDIKCDKCGAPMIIKWGRNGQFLACSNFPKCKNTKNFKLNENGKVEIIEDKKTDEICPKCGGKLVLKIGIFGKFYACSNYPKCKFTKPFSTGLKCPLCDGELLERKSKKTRRTFYGCSNYPKCKFITNYKPIKLKCPDCGAETMFEKSINKNGTKTIICLNCKKELIK; this comes from the coding sequence ATGCCAAAAAATCTAATGATAGTAGAATCTCCAACTAAATCTAAAACCATTAAACAATACTTAGGCAAAGATTTTGAAATCCTTGCTTCAATGGGTCATATACGCGATTTACCAAAAAAGGAATTTGGTATTAATATTGAAAATAATTTCAAACCATACTATGTCCTTAATCCTGATAAAAAGAAAATTGTTAATCAAATCATAAAAAGAGCAAAGGAATCCGAAAAGGTTTTTTTGGCTTCTGATAATGACAGGGAAGGAGAGGCAATTGCCTGGCATTTAAAAGAAATTCTAAAAAAATCTGTTCCTGAACAACCAATTTTTAGAGTTGTTTTTAATGAAATTACAAAGGAAGCAATTCAAGAATCCATGAAATCCCCAGCCCAAGTTGATGAAAATAAGGTCAATGCACAACAAACCAGAAGGATTTTAGACCGTATCGTTGGATATAAAGTAAGTCCTGTCTTATGGAAAGTGATTGCCAAAAACCTTTCTGCTGGCAGAGTTCAGACAGTTGCCTTAAGACTTCTTTGTGAGCGGGAAGAGGAAATTAAAAAATTTGTTCCGCAGGAGTATTGGACTATTGATGCAGATTTGAAAAAGGAGACTAAATTTAAAGCAATATTAAAAAAATATAAAAACAAAACCCCCAATTTAATTGGGGGTAAATTGAATAATGAAGCTGAAGCTGATGCAATATTTAAAAGGTTAGAAAAAGAAAAATTCATTGTAAAAGATATAAAGCAAGAAAGTAAGACTATATCACCATTTCCTCCATACATCACAAGCACTTTGCAACAAGAGGCCTCAACAATATTGGGATTTTCAACAAAAAAAACAATGAGGATTGCGCAACAACTTTATGAGGGTGTAAATATTCAAGGAAAGAATGTTGGACTTATTTCATATATGAGAACTGATTCTGTCAGAATTTCTGATAAAGCGAATGCTGAATTACGGAGACTGATTACAGAAAGGTTTCCAGAAAAATATTCAAATTCATTCAAAAGAATGTATAAAAACAAGAATAAAGCTCAAGACGCACATGAAGCTGTCCGTCCAACCTCATCCTTTAGAACACCGGAATCAATCAAAGATTACCTATCGCAAGACCAATATAAATTATACAGACTTATCTGGCAAAAATTTGTTGCTACTCAAATGGCATGTGCAAAGGTTAATATGGTTAAAGTTTTAATAAAAGCTGGTGATGGGCTATTTGAATCAAATGGCAGCACCATTGAATTTGATGGATTTATGAAATGCTATCCACATGTAACTATCAGGTATATCGCTAATAAAATGCCTTTACTTAATGTAATGGATGAAGTTGAGTTAATAAGACTTAATAAGAATCAAAATTTTACCAAACCACCAGCAAGATATACAGAAGCTTCTTTGGTAAGGAAATTGGAGTCAGAGGGAATCGGTAGGCCCAGCACTTACTCACCAATAATCTCAACATTGCTGGCACGACAATATGTAAACCTGATAAGGAAAAAATTTTATCCAACCGAATTAGGAATGGAAGTAGAAAAATTCCTTATAGATAAATTTTCTGAATTCTTTAATGTTTCATTCACAGCTGAAATGGAAAACCAATTGGATGAAATTGAGAACGGAATTACAAACTGGCAACAGACATTAGAAAATTACTACAAAGAATTCATTAAAGTTTTAAAAAGAATTGATATTAAAGCAGAAAGAAAAAATTTAGAAAAATTAAGTGATATAAAATGTGATAAATGTGGCGCACCAATGATAATCAAATGGGGAAGAAACGGTCAATTCCTCGCCTGTTCTAATTTCCCAAAATGCAAAAATACAAAAAACTTTAAACTAAATGAAAATGGCAAAGTTGAAATTATTGAAGATAAAAAAACCGATGAAATATGCCCTAAATGTGGAGGAAAACTTGTATTAAAAATCGGAATATTCGGAAAGTTTTATGCTTGTAGCAACTATCCAAAATGTAAATTTACCAAACCTTTTTCAACTGGCCTAAAATGTCCTTTATGTGATGGAGAATTATTAGAAAGAAAGAGCAAAAAGACCAGGAGAACCTTTTATGGATGTTCAAATTATCCAAAGTGCAAATTCATTACTAATTATAAACCCATTAAATTAAAATGTCCTGATTGCGGAGCAGAGACTATGTTTGAAAAATCAATAAACAAAAATGGAACCAAAACAATTATTTGCTTGAATTGTAAGAAAGAGCTGATTAAATGA